The DNA segment CGGCTCCGGCTACGGGTACCACGCGCTGACTCACGGCTGGATTACGGGTGAGATTATCCGTCGTGTCACTGGAAAAATGCCGGGTGAGTATCTGGCGGAAACCCTCGCAGGGCCGCTGGGTGCCGACCTGAGGGTAGGCGTGCCTGTGCACGAGCAGTTGAATATTGCGCATCTTGAGGCTGGGGAGAGCCTGCGTGAGTTGGTCGAGATGCAGATTGCGGCTGCCGAACCCGGGGTCATTGACTGGCCGAACCACGCCATGACACTGGGGGAGGCCTTCCCTCAGGAACTGGTGAGCCCCAACTCCGGCTTCAATCGGTCCGATGTCAGGGCTGGCTCGTTCCCCGGAGCTGGCGGCATCGCCACCGCCCGAGGGATGTCAGCTGCCTGGTCGTCGGTCATCCATGACACTGCCACGACTCGGCGACTCGACCCGACCGTCCTCAAGCTGGCTAACGAGGCACGAAGCGAAGGTTCACCGGTGTTCCTCGCACCCGCACCGTGGCCGCGTTGGGGCGCTGGTTTCCAGCTCGACTCGGAGGCGCGGCACTACGTTTCTGCCAACGGGTTCGGTCACGACGGCGCCGGAGGGCAGGTGTCGTTCGCCGAACCGGAGCTGGGTCTCAGCATCGCGTTCGTGACCAACTGGATGGAAGCCGGCGACGACCAAAGGGCCACGAGCATCGTCGACGAGCTGCGCACGATCCTCGTCAGCTAAACGACGAATACTGCGCCTGCTCCGGTCGGTGTCTGGTTGAGTATCGGCGTTGAAGAGTCCCGCAGCGGACGAAGGGTGGGACTGCTGAAGGTTCAGGTGACAGTTGGAATTGATAGTTTCTGCTGTGGAAGACTGCTGGCATGGAGGTTCTAGCGCGCGATCACGACCTCGTCCTCTTCGGCGCGACCGGCTTCGTCGGTGAACTGATCGCCGGATATCTTGCGAACCATGCTCCTCCGGACCTGCGCGTGGGACTGGCGGGGAGATCGAGGGTGAAGCTCGAGGCCGTACGCTCCAGGCTGCCCGCCGCCGCACAGGACTGGGCCCTCATTGAGGCCGATTCGGAGCGTCCTGACTCGCTCGCGGCGCTTGCCGCGGGCACTAGGGTTCTCTTCACCACGGTGGGTCCCTACGCGAAGTATGGGCTGCCGGTTGTCGAGGCGTGTGCCCGCGCCGGCACCCACTACGGGGATCTGACGGGTGAGGTGTCTTTCGTCCGTGAAGCCATCGACCGTTGGGACGCCCTGGCAAGGACTACAGGTGCACGGATCGTCCATGCGTGCGGCTACGACTCCGTCCCGTCCGACCTCGCGGTGCTTCTCCTGCACCAGGCTGCGGAGGCCGATGGTGCGGGTGGACTAACCGAGGTGCAGCTCGTCGCCAGGGCGAAGGGCGGCTTCAGCGGCGGCACTATCGAGTCGATGCGTGGGCAGTTCGACGGTATGCGGGCGGACCCTGTACTGCGATCGCTCGCGGACGATCCCTACTCCCTCAGTCCGGACCGGACGGCGGAGCCCCCGACCAGGCAGCCGTCGGATCTGGGGTGGGTCGGTCGGTCGGAGGACGGCCAGCGGACCGCTCCCTTCATCATGGCGTCGGCAAACACGCGGATCGTGCGTCGCAGTAACGCCCTGCAGAGTTGGGCCTACGGCAGGTCCCTGCGATACAGCGAGGTGATGGGCATGGGGCGCGGGCCCGTCGGCGCCGTCATTGCCGGAGCGACGGCGCTCGGTCTACGGGTGTTCGGAGCCGCGCTGGCCCTTCCTCTCACGAGGAAACTACTGGACCGCGTCCTTCCGGCGTCCGGTGAGGGCCCGAGTGAGGCCGCGCGACGCTCAGGCTGGTTCCATTCTCAGGTGACTGCTTCCACGGAGAGCGGCCGGCGGTACCGGGTCGTCGCAGCCGGGCCCGGCGACCCGGGATACGCCGCCACCGCCGTGATGGCCGGTGAGGCCGCGCTCTCACTTGCCTTGGACGGCGACCGCCTGCCGCCCATCACAGGATCGCTGACCCCGGCGACTGCCCTCGGCGTCGTCCTGGTGGAGCGGCTGCGCTCCGCAGGCCATACCTACGAGGTCATTTCCCTCACCTGACGAAAGCCGTATCGGATCACAGACCGTCCCAGTGGGTCTCGAAAACCTAATGGATGCATGACCCTGGCACGAGACAGTTCCGTTGGATGCTGCCGTAGTGCCGGGAGTGGAAATCAATAGTTCCCTTGTGCCACGGATCGTCAGTAAGGAGATCGGATAAGAGCGGCTAGGAGTCGGTACCGAATCAGATCTCTTGGATCCGGCCCTGAAGGAAGCGGAAGTCGCAGCCCTCGTCCGCCTGGGTTACCTCAGTGACAAACAGCTTCCGATAGCCACGCTCCGGAACCACTGGGACTGCCGGACCGATCGACTCTTTACGTCGAGCCAGTTCAGCATCGGATACCTCCAATTGGATCAGCCGCCGGCTCACACTCAGTGTGATCGTATCCCCGGTCTGCACCAGCCGCAGCGGACCACCTACAGCAGACTCCGGTGTCACATGCAGCACCACCGCGCCGGCTGCGGTGCCGGACATCCTGCCGTCCGAGATGCGCACCATGTCGCGGACACCCTGGGAAGCGAGCTTCTTCGGGATGGGTAGGTATCCGGCTTCGGGCATGCCGGGTGCTCCGACCGGTCCAATGTTCTTCAACACCAGGACCGAATCGGCGGTGACGTCCAGATCGGGGTCATCGATCCGCGCCGCCAGGTCTGCCGTGTTCTCGAACACCACAGCGGGTCCGGTGTGCTCCAGCAGTGCTGGCGAAACTGCGGCCTGCTTGATGATCGCCCCGCCCGGAGCCAGATTCCCGCGAAGGAACGCGAGGCTTCCCTCCGGATACACCGGGTTGGAGAGCGGTCGGATGATGTCCTGCGGGAAGCCGGGGCCTGCGTCGTCAATCTCCTCACCCAGCGTCCTACCGGTCACGGTTGGCACGTCCCGATGAATCATCGACCCCAGTTCCCGCAGCACTGCGGGAACGCCGCCCGCCCGATGAAAGTCCTCCATGTAGTACTTCCCCGAGGGTTTGAGATCCACTAACACGGGTGTCTCCGTGCTCATCCGGTCCAGCTGCTCCAGGGACAACCGGATCCCCAGCCGACCAGCCACTGCGGTCAGGTGGATGATCGCGTTGGTTGATCCGCCGATGGCCAGCAGCACACGCAGCCCGTTTTCGAACGACTCCCGGGTCAGGATGGTGTTCATCTTCGTCCCAGCCGCCGCCAAAGCGACAGCCTGGGTCCCGGTCGCCTCAGCGATCCGCACCCGGTCAGCCGTGACCGCGGGAGCCGACGCCGATCCCGGCATCGCTATCCCCATCGCCTCGGTCAGGCAGGCCATGGTGCTGGCAGTGCCCATCACCGAGCAGGTACCGACGCTGCCGACCAGACGCGAGTTCACGTCGTCGATCTCTGGTTTGGAAATTTCCCCACCCCGGAACTTGCCCCAGAACGCTCGGCAGTCGGTGCACGCACCCACCCGCTCGCCCCGGTAGCCGCCGGTCAGCATTGAGCCGGTCACCAGCGAAATCGCCGGCACCCCCGCCGACGCAGCACCCATCAGTTGGGCCGGCACGGTCTTGTCACAGCCGCCGATCAGCACGACGGCGTCCATCGGCTGGGCCCGGATCATCTCCTCCGTGTCCATCGACATCAGATTCCGCAGGAACATGCTGGTCGGCTGCGAAAAGCTCTCGTGAATGGAGATCGTGGGGAAGTCCACCGGCAACCCACCAGCGAGCATCACCCCACGCTTCACCGCCTCCAGCAGCGCCGGCATGTTGCCGTGGCACGGGTTGAAGCCGCAGCCCGTGTTAATGATCCCGATCACCGGCCGGTCCAGGGCGTCGTCGGAATACCCGGCACCCTTGATGAACGCCTTCCGCAGGAACAGCGAGAACTCGGCGTCCCCGTAGTTGGTCAGACCCTTGCGGATGCCGGTGGCGGGAATACCGCCGGGAGCTGAAGACGCGCGGGCAGCGGCTTCACTCACCGGAACGCGGGGACGCCGGTGATGTGGTTGCCCAGGATCAGGGTGTGCACCTCGTCGGTACCCTCATAGGTCCTGACGCTCTCCAGGTTGTTCGCGTGCCGCAGCGGCGAGTAATCCAGGGTGACGCCATTGCCGCCGAGCATCGCCCGCGCCTCACGGCAGATCGCAATCGCCTCGCGGCAGTTGTTCAGCTTGCCCACCGAGATCTGGTACGGCTGCAGGGTCCCGGCATCCTTCAACCGGCCCAGCTGCAGCGCGAGCAGTGTGCCCTTGTTGATCTCCAACGCCATATTCACCAGTTTCTCCTGCGTCAGCTGGTAGCCGGACAGCGGCTTCCCGAACTGCAGACGCTCCTGCGAGTAGGCCAGCGCCGTGAGGTAGCTATCGCGGGCAGCACCCATGGCACCCCAGATGATGCCGTAGCGTGCCTCGTTCAGGCACTCGAACGGGCCGCGCAGTCCCTTGGCGTTCGGGAGCATCGCGCCCTCCGGCAACCGGATGTCCGTCAGGGTGATGTCGCACTGGATGGAAGCCCGCATGGAGAGCTTCTGCTTGATCGGCGTCGCCACGAACCCCGGGCTGTCGGTCGGCACCACGAAGCCGCGGATTCCGTCGTCGGTCATCGCCCAGATGATGGCCAGCTTCGCCACCGAAGCCAGGCCGATCCAGCGCTTGGCACCGTTGAGGATCCAGTCGGACCCGTCGCGTTTCGCGAAGGTCTGCATCGCGCCGGGGTCGGACCCGGCAGTCGGCTCGGTCAGCCCGAACGCGCCGATCGCGGTACCGGCAGCCATCTGCGGCAGCCACTCGGTCTTCTGCTCCTCCGAGCCGTGCTTGTAGATGGCGCTCATCGCCAACGAGCCCTGCACCGACACGAAGGTCCGCAGACCCGAATCGCCAGCCTCCAACTCCAACGCCGCCAGGCCGTACTCCACCGACGACTTCCCGGGGCAGCCGTAGCCCTTCAGGTGCATGCCGAGCAGTCCCAGCTCAGCCATCTGCGGGACGATCTCCATCGGGAAGACGGCGTCGTCGTACCACTGGGCGATGTTCGGCTTGATCTCGCTGTCCACGAAGGACCGCACGGTCTCCCGCAGGGTGATTTCCTCGGGGGAGAGGAGCGTATCAATACCGATCAGGTCTGATATGTCAGTCATGGTTCTGCTTTCAATGGTTGAGGAGGTCACTGGGGATCCTGCTTTCACTGTAGGTGGTGGAGTGCGGGAATGGCGGGGAGGGCAAAGGCGGCGCCATTGTGCTCGCCGAGGAGGGGTGGCGGACGCCGGTAGCGGGCGGGGGTCCCGGACAGGTGGATGGGGTTGGCGACCTGCTGGCTCGTCCGTGACCCGTCAGCATTGGCGATCTCGACGACGGGGGCGAGGCCCAGCGTGTCCGCCAGTTCCAGCGCCTCGACAATCGAGTTCACCTTCCCGGCGGGCACACCGGCGATACTGAGCAGCTCCGACCAGTCAGCGGCGGACTTCGAGCCCAGCTGCTCTTCCAGCAGGGACTTCAGGACCACCCGGTTGGCCACCCGGTTCGAGTTCCCGGCGAACCGTTCATCGTCGGCGAGCTCGGGCACGCCGAGCACCCGGACCAGTCCGGCAAACTGCTTGTCAGTCCCGACGGCGACGGCCAGCGGACCATCGGCGGTTCGCAGCGTCTCATACGGCGCGATGCTCGGGTGCGCGTTGCCCATCCGCTGCGGCGATTCACCGGTTGCCAGGGTGCTCGACGCCTGGTTCACCAGCCCCGACAGCAGCGACGACAACAGGTTCACATCCACCCGCTGACCGACACCAGTCTGCTCCAGCGATCTTAGGGCGGCGAGAATCCCGACGACGGCGTTTTGCCCGGTCACCACGTCCACCAGTGCGACGCCGACCTTGCTCGGCTCGGAATCCAGCCCACCGGTGACGCTCATCAGCCCGCCGACGGCCTGCACCAGCAGGTCATAGCCCGGCAGGTGCGCGCCGGCGGCGCTCCCGAACCCGGTGATGGAGCAGTAGATCAGGTCCGGGCGCCGGTCATTAAGGGACTCGTAGTCCAGCCCGAACCGCTCCATGATGCCGGGCCGGAAGTTCTCGATCACGACGTCGGCCGTCAACGCGATCTCCAGCGCAGCGGCCTGCCCCTCTTCAGTGGTCAGATCGCACACCACCGAGCGCTTGTTACGGTTCACGCTGGAGAAATAGGTGCCTACCCCGTACTCGTCCACGGGAGGCGTCCAGCTGCGGGTGTCGTCACCGGAGGGGCTTTCCACCTTGATGACGTCGGCCCCGAAATCGGCCAGCATCATTGAGGCGAACGGTCCCGCGAGCACCCGGGAGAAGTCGGCTACCTTGATGCCGTCCAGGGGTCCCGCCGGGAACCCGTCGTCGGAGGGGCTACTCATGACCGCCATGGCCTTCCTGATGAACGCTGTCTTCCCGACCAGAGCCAGCTTCCTGGTCGACCACCGGGTTGCTGAGCACGCCGACGCCCGGAATGCGGCACTCCGCCACGTCGCCCGCCCTGATGTGCACGGCGCCGGGGGTGCCGGTGGAGATGATGTCGCCGGGGTAGAGCGGCATCACCTTGCTGTGGAAGCTGACCAGGTACTCGGGGGAGTACCTCATGTTGCCCACCACGTTGCTGCGGTGCACCTCGCCGTTGATCACGGTGGACACCTCGACGGCGGCCAGCGACCCGGCGTCGTCGGCCACCTCAGAGAGGGGCACGATCTCCGGCCCGAAGGAGAAGAAGCTGGGGAAGTTCTTGGACCGGGTGAGGAACCGGGGGTTCTTCTCCAGGATGTCCTCGGCCGTCTGGTCCAGCAGGGTCACGACGCCGGCCACGTAGGACAGCGCGTCCTCCGGCTCCACGTCGCGGCAGTAGCTGCCGATGACGAGGCCCAGCTCGGCTTCGGCGGTGGTGCGCACGCTCTGGTGCGGGATGGTGATGTTTTCGCCCGGCCCGATGATGGTGTGGTCCCCCTTGATGAACGACGCCGGCTCGTCCGGGACGCCCTCGGACAGGTCGGACGCATGCTCCATATAGTTCAGGCCGATGCCCCACAGCATCCGGGGATGCCGGTACGGGGCGCCGAAGGTTACCGAGCCGCGGTCACGGAACACCGCGTTGTCCGCCGACTCGGCGAAGGACTCCAGTTTCCCGAGCG comes from the Arthrobacter sp. CAN_C5 genome and includes:
- a CDS encoding CaiB/BaiF CoA-transferase family protein, whose translation is MSSPSDDGFPAGPLDGIKVADFSRVLAGPFASMMLADFGADVIKVESPSGDDTRSWTPPVDEYGVGTYFSSVNRNKRSVVCDLTTEEGQAAALEIALTADVVIENFRPGIMERFGLDYESLNDRRPDLIYCSITGFGSAAGAHLPGYDLLVQAVGGLMSVTGGLDSEPSKVGVALVDVVTGQNAVVGILAALRSLEQTGVGQRVDVNLLSSLLSGLVNQASSTLATGESPQRMGNAHPSIAPYETLRTADGPLAVAVGTDKQFAGLVRVLGVPELADDERFAGNSNRVANRVVLKSLLEEQLGSKSAADWSELLSIAGVPAGKVNSIVEALELADTLGLAPVVEIANADGSRTSQQVANPIHLSGTPARYRRPPPLLGEHNGAAFALPAIPALHHLQ
- a CDS encoding trans-acting enoyl reductase family protein, which produces MEVLARDHDLVLFGATGFVGELIAGYLANHAPPDLRVGLAGRSRVKLEAVRSRLPAAAQDWALIEADSERPDSLAALAAGTRVLFTTVGPYAKYGLPVVEACARAGTHYGDLTGEVSFVREAIDRWDALARTTGARIVHACGYDSVPSDLAVLLLHQAAEADGAGGLTEVQLVARAKGGFSGGTIESMRGQFDGMRADPVLRSLADDPYSLSPDRTAEPPTRQPSDLGWVGRSEDGQRTAPFIMASANTRIVRRSNALQSWAYGRSLRYSEVMGMGRGPVGAVIAGATALGLRVFGAALALPLTRKLLDRVLPASGEGPSEAARRSGWFHSQVTASTESGRRYRVVAAGPGDPGYAATAVMAGEAALSLALDGDRLPPITGSLTPATALGVVLVERLRSAGHTYEVISLT
- a CDS encoding IlvD/Edd family dehydratase, translated to MSEAAARASSAPGGIPATGIRKGLTNYGDAEFSLFLRKAFIKGAGYSDDALDRPVIGIINTGCGFNPCHGNMPALLEAVKRGVMLAGGLPVDFPTISIHESFSQPTSMFLRNLMSMDTEEMIRAQPMDAVVLIGGCDKTVPAQLMGAASAGVPAISLVTGSMLTGGYRGERVGACTDCRAFWGKFRGGEISKPEIDDVNSRLVGSVGTCSVMGTASTMACLTEAMGIAMPGSASAPAVTADRVRIAEATGTQAVALAAAGTKMNTILTRESFENGLRVLLAIGGSTNAIIHLTAVAGRLGIRLSLEQLDRMSTETPVLVDLKPSGKYYMEDFHRAGGVPAVLRELGSMIHRDVPTVTGRTLGEEIDDAGPGFPQDIIRPLSNPVYPEGSLAFLRGNLAPGGAIIKQAAVSPALLEHTGPAVVFENTADLAARIDDPDLDVTADSVLVLKNIGPVGAPGMPEAGYLPIPKKLASQGVRDMVRISDGRMSGTAAGAVVLHVTPESAVGGPLRLVQTGDTITLSVSRRLIQLEVSDAELARRKESIGPAVPVVPERGYRKLFVTEVTQADEGCDFRFLQGRIQEI
- a CDS encoding serine hydrolase domain-containing protein, which translates into the protein MSDINGIQGTVDERFAPVRDAFTAAFEGRPRMGAALAVHHQGELVVDLWGGVADARDSTPWTRDTSTVVFSCTKGIMSILIARLVEAGRLDYETPITDVWPEFGAHGKGGVTVGDALSHRAGVSAPRQSVTLEEALDWETMTELLARQEPLWEPGSGYGYHALTHGWITGEIIRRVTGKMPGEYLAETLAGPLGADLRVGVPVHEQLNIAHLEAGESLRELVEMQIAAAEPGVIDWPNHAMTLGEAFPQELVSPNSGFNRSDVRAGSFPGAGGIATARGMSAAWSSVIHDTATTRRLDPTVLKLANEARSEGSPVFLAPAPWPRWGAGFQLDSEARHYVSANGFGHDGAGGQVSFAEPELGLSIAFVTNWMEAGDDQRATSIVDELRTILVS
- a CDS encoding fumarylacetoacetate hydrolase family protein translates to MHLASVREGGDELAAVIHPERGVALVRDLIPGFTGDLLELLATDSLGKLESFAESADNAVFRDRGSVTFGAPYRHPRMLWGIGLNYMEHASDLSEGVPDEPASFIKGDHTIIGPGENITIPHQSVRTTAEAELGLVIGSYCRDVEPEDALSYVAGVVTLLDQTAEDILEKNPRFLTRSKNFPSFFSFGPEIVPLSEVADDAGSLAAVEVSTVINGEVHRSNVVGNMRYSPEYLVSFHSKVMPLYPGDIISTGTPGAVHIRAGDVAECRIPGVGVLSNPVVDQEAGSGREDSVHQEGHGGHE
- a CDS encoding acyl-CoA dehydrogenase family protein, which codes for MTDISDLIGIDTLLSPEEITLRETVRSFVDSEIKPNIAQWYDDAVFPMEIVPQMAELGLLGMHLKGYGCPGKSSVEYGLAALELEAGDSGLRTFVSVQGSLAMSAIYKHGSEEQKTEWLPQMAAGTAIGAFGLTEPTAGSDPGAMQTFAKRDGSDWILNGAKRWIGLASVAKLAIIWAMTDDGIRGFVVPTDSPGFVATPIKQKLSMRASIQCDITLTDIRLPEGAMLPNAKGLRGPFECLNEARYGIIWGAMGAARDSYLTALAYSQERLQFGKPLSGYQLTQEKLVNMALEINKGTLLALQLGRLKDAGTLQPYQISVGKLNNCREAIAICREARAMLGGNGVTLDYSPLRHANNLESVRTYEGTDEVHTLILGNHITGVPAFR